The nucleotide sequence AAAGTCAACGCTGGTGCCGGCTTGTTTGTTCTCAGCAAACTTGTAGTTGAAGGTCACACCTGCCGCACTGGTTCCATAAATCCGATAGATCGGATTAAAGCGTCCAAACCGAGATAGGGCACCCGTTTCCCCAGACGAGAAATAGGGGTTGAACGTAAAGGTGTTATCTTCCCACTGACCGGCATTGGCATCAGCGAAGACTGTTAGGTTCTTAATCGGGGAGAACCGATAGAATAATTTCTGCAATTGGAAAGCATTTTGGCTATCCCCGTCATAGGCTAACCGGCCTGCGTTAGTTCCAGTAATTGAGGAATAGTTGACAATGTTCCCCGCTTGTAAACGAATCCGCAGTAAGTCGGTTCCAGTAAAACTTGTGTCAAAGTTAAGACGAGTCCGGCTGCTGACAATCAAGTTATCGACAATGTTTGGGCCAGCAGTATTCACACCTCCAGGCCCAGGCGGGTTAGCCCGTTGTCCACTCAAGACATCAGAAGTATTAATGACGATGTTACCCGCTAGCTTGGTTAATGTTGCGAATTGGGTTGCTTCTAGGTTGGTAGTCCGGGCTTCCAGGTTATTGACTCGACCTTTGATAACAGCTAACTCACTCGCAAATTCTTGAGCTAAGCGTTGGACGGCGGCCAAGTCTTCTTTGGTGGCAAATCGATCACTGATGACATCTAAGCAGGCATTGAGAGCCGCTGCGAGTTCAAACCGAGTTGCTGCCCGATTACCGCGAAAAGTGCCGTCAGGATAGCCCGCAATACAGCCATATTTTTCAACTAAGGAAGCTAAGGCTTGATAGGCCCAGTCGGTGGGGCTGACATCGGACAACTGGCTGACAGAAGTGACTTGGGGGATTGACTGCTGAGCGCGTGAGCCAATAGCTGATTGTGCTTGGGGTTGAGTTGATGAGGAAACAGGTGGCAATCCACCGGCTAATGGGTCGGCTTCCAAGGATGAGACTGAAGGGGCTGAACGCATTGCTGGCAGGCTTTGAGCCACATTAACCAGAGGCTGTGCTGGCAAGGTGGATAGACCGGAGTTTAATTCCCCAGAGGTTAGTTGTAACAAACTTGAATTAGATTGACTGCCGTAAGCACTGCTACCCACACTTAGGGCAAGAATTGGAGTTGTGGCTATTAGCTTCCACAAAATACGGGACATAAATTTCTCCTTGAAATTCCTCACACACAAATCTCAAAACTCAGTCAGA is from Synechococcus sp. PCC 6312 and encodes:
- a CDS encoding iron uptake porin, with the translated sequence MSRILWKLIATTPILALSVGSSAYGSQSNSSLLQLTSGELNSGLSTLPAQPLVNVAQSLPAMRSAPSVSSLEADPLAGGLPPVSSSTQPQAQSAIGSRAQQSIPQVTSVSQLSDVSPTDWAYQALASLVEKYGCIAGYPDGTFRGNRAATRFELAAALNACLDVISDRFATKEDLAAVQRLAQEFASELAVIKGRVNNLEARTTNLEATQFATLTKLAGNIVINTSDVLSGQRANPPGPGGVNTAGPNIVDNLIVSSRTRLNFDTSFTGTDLLRIRLQAGNIVNYSSITGTNAGRLAYDGDSQNAFQLQKLFYRFSPIKNLTVFADANAGQWEDNTFTFNPYFSSGETGALSRFGRFNPIYRIYGTSAAGVTFNYKFAENKQAGTSVDFTLGYLGGGTNTASGPVTFDRSPGNPSPPGGFIGDSYSALAQFNVRPVKSLALGVTYVRAFGVDPSGGTGTSGYNGAANNPTGSAGLSGGVGNVASDNFGFQFTYLVIPQFTLSGWVGYSSVNQTQGTPAQVGRSASLLNWAITAAAPDLWQKGDVAGLIFGQPPQTISTNFTPAGNPNITPFNTYHLEGFYRFQLSRNISLSPGIISIFNPNNNSANAPIVLGVVRTTFQF